In Strix aluco isolate bStrAlu1 chromosome 22, bStrAlu1.hap1, whole genome shotgun sequence, a genomic segment contains:
- the ACTRT2 gene encoding LOW QUALITY PROTEIN: actin-related protein T2 (The sequence of the model RefSeq protein was modified relative to this genomic sequence to represent the inferred CDS: inserted 1 base in 1 codon; deleted 1 base in 1 codon; substituted 2 bases at 2 genomic stop codons), protein MSGVSHKDCYTGGETQSKRDILSFTYPMENGVVPSWDDTEKIWRYLYKHELKTKLSERPALLTQTPLNPLSHXEKTTEMMFKSCQVPALFMTLRALTALYACACTTGLALGGGNDVTIMVPIYKGHYLFRGITRLDFAGRGVTKXLARLLSETRHSFVSXAEREIVRDMKEKLCYVALDPSQNTQEKPEKLTCKYILPDGRAVKAGDQLFQAPEVLSVPAETEIPRPWVGRMVFLSIVKCYEYIQSNILRKVLLLGGSTLFRGFKERLLKELQTEFPNTTHVKVNSPQDRMYSVWVGASILASLRTFRNVWVTREDYNEVGPTVLQRKSF, encoded by the exons ATGTCTGGGGTGAGTCATAAGGACTGCTATACTGGGGGAGAAACCCAGTCCAAAAGGGACATTTTGTCTTTTACTTACCCAATGGAAAATGGGGTAGTTCCATCCTGGGACGACACGGAGAAGATTTGGAGATACCTATACAAACATGAACTCAAAACGAAACTGAGCGAGAGGCCAGCACTGCTGACCCAGACCCCTCTCAATCCTTTGTCCCATTGAGAAAAAACGACTGAGATGATGTTCAAAAGCTGTCAGGTGCCTGCCCTTTTCATGACCCTGCGGGCGCTAACAGCCCTCTATGCCTGTGCCTGCACAACTGGGCTAGCGCTGGGTGGTGGCAATGATGTCACCATCATGGTCCCTATCTACAAAGGCCATTACCTCTTCCGTGGCATTACCAGGCTGGATTTTGCAGGCAGAGGTGTAACCAAATAGCTTGCTAGGCTCCTCTCAGAGACCAGGCACTCCTTCGTAA AAGCAGAGAGAGAAATTGTCAGGGATATGAAGGAGAAGCTGTGCTATGTTGCTTTAGATCCTAGCCAAAATACGCAGGAAAAGCCTGAAAAACTTACATGCAAGTACATTCTCCCCGACGGAAGGGCTGTCAAGGCAGGAGACCAGCTATTCCAAGCTCCTGAAGTGCTTTCTGTGCCCGCAGAGACAGAAATCCCAAGGCCATGGGTCGGGAGGATGGTCTTCCTGAGCATCGTCAAGTGTTATGAGTATATCCAGTCCAACATCCTAAGGAAAGTGCTGTTATTGGGTGGATCGACTCTTTTCCGAGGTTTCAAGGAGAGGCTTCTGAAGGAGCTCCAGACA GAGTTCCCAAACACAACTCATGTCAAGGTCAACTCGCCACAAGATCGGATGTACTCCGTGTGGGTTGGTGCTTCCATCCTTGCCAGCTTAAGAACATTTAGGAATGTGTGGGTTACCAGGGAAGACTATAACGAGGTTGGACCAACAGTACTCcagagaaaaagcttttga
- the LOC141933539 gene encoding LOW QUALITY PROTEIN: actin-1-like (The sequence of the model RefSeq protein was modified relative to this genomic sequence to represent the inferred CDS: inserted 2 bases in 1 codon; deleted 1 base in 1 codon), producing MFGGFVVQLCTLQSRLRIAGRDITQYFVKLLLESGRTXLLAERETVRDVKEKLCYVALHPIQEMKTKPGEVMKEYRLPGNDIIQIGNQLFCATESLFVPANIGVEAPGVHKLIFNGIVKCDVNMCRNLYGNILLSGGSMLFPGLEEQILKEMKLEVPAGMFVGIIAPPERKYCVWTGASILTCLTSFKQMWVNREQLQGFWGREVINRKTFKENVRAGEWLPTTTHEQETLLGAG from the exons ATGTTCGGAGGCTTCGTGGTCCAACTCTGTACGTTGCAGTCCAG GCTGCGTATTGCTGGCCGGGATATCACCCAATATTTTGTGAAGCTTCTTTTGGAGAGTGGACGCAC TCTGTTAGCTGAAAGGGAAACTGTGAGAGATGTCAAAGAGAAGTTGTGCTACGTAGCTTTACACCCCAtccaagaaatgaaaacaaagccaGGAGAAGTCATGAAAGAATACAGATTGCCTGGCAACGATATCATCCAGATAGGCAACCAGCTCTTTTGTGCAACGGAGTCCCTTTTTGTGCCTGCAAACATTGGAGTTGAAGCTCCTGGTGTGCAC AAATTGATCTTCAACGGCATCGTGAAGTGTGACGTCAACATGTGCAGGAATCTTTATGGCAACATCCTGCTCTCGGGTGGGTCCATGCTCTTCCCTGGCCTGGAGGAGCAGATCCTGAAGGAGATGAAGCTGGAAGTGCCTGCTGGCATGTTTGTGGGGATCATTGCACCCCCCGAGAGAAAATACTGTGTGTGGACTGGGGCCTCCATCCTCACCTGCCTGACATCGTTCAAACAAATGTGGGTCAACCGTGAGCAATTACaaggattttggggcagagaAGTCATCAACAGAAAGACTTTTAAGGAGAACGTCAGAGCAGGTGAATGGCTTCCTACAACAACACACGAGCAAGAAAccctgctgggagctggctgA